One window of the Capnocytophaga haemolytica genome contains the following:
- a CDS encoding OmpP1/FadL family transporter encodes MKRIYYLAAFALLGGAAASAQNYGDALRYSTEELGATARFRGLSGAFGALGGDPSAININPAGSAVYNGSEISFSLNNNARKYDIHFLDTKSTDKMNDFNVNQFSVNFVIPTGEPVVKKITFAFNYNQMKNFDVDKFTYFGNGGKGLTDYFTHYANAGNGGSGYQFGYLTPIDLYNRNINTRWYQEDVGEQYAHLRGNACTAFLGVISGIVEPVALTATNTSYTSNGGNNWKHKYKLERDGYVNKYNFNFGMQLGDYVFVGTNLNSHSINERAFYGLRDDANGDNSTVTYVNHQQRVETTGSGFSFQLGAIAKPIEGLRLGVSYQSPTWYSMKEQYREVLYSKVGTQDRDLELLNHYSDPIWFEREYKFRTPSAWTGSAAYIIAKRAILSVDYTYKAYDNLTFRSSNMRDENQIIQKDLGDTSALRIGGEFRVPFKMGGATNYWSFRAGYRYEQSPYRKEIAPVGDLTAYSGGIGVTLGGVRLDASYDVAKQTNTFQMYENVLTDKAEIKSTQGNFLFTFTARLF; translated from the coding sequence ATGAAGAGAATATATTATTTAGCAGCCTTTGCCCTACTCGGTGGGGCAGCTGCAAGTGCACAGAATTACGGCGATGCGCTGCGCTACAGCACTGAGGAATTGGGCGCTACGGCGCGCTTTCGCGGGTTGAGCGGTGCCTTTGGTGCCCTCGGCGGCGATCCTTCAGCAATCAATATCAACCCTGCGGGAAGTGCAGTGTATAACGGTTCGGAGATTTCGTTTTCACTGAACAACAACGCCCGTAAGTATGACATTCATTTCTTAGACACCAAGAGCACTGATAAGATGAATGATTTTAATGTCAATCAGTTTAGCGTAAACTTTGTTATCCCTACAGGTGAGCCTGTGGTAAAGAAGATTACTTTCGCTTTTAACTATAACCAGATGAAGAACTTTGATGTGGATAAGTTTACTTATTTTGGGAATGGAGGAAAGGGGCTGACAGACTATTTTACGCATTATGCAAACGCTGGGAATGGAGGCAGTGGCTATCAGTTTGGCTACTTAACACCCATTGATTTATACAATCGCAATATCAATACGCGCTGGTATCAGGAGGATGTAGGAGAACAGTATGCACACTTGCGAGGCAATGCCTGTACGGCTTTCTTGGGCGTAATCTCGGGAATTGTAGAGCCTGTTGCGCTTACAGCGACCAACACAAGTTATACTTCTAATGGTGGTAATAATTGGAAGCACAAATACAAATTGGAAAGAGATGGGTATGTGAATAAGTACAACTTTAACTTTGGAATGCAGTTGGGGGATTATGTATTTGTAGGTACCAATTTGAATAGTCATAGTATCAATGAGAGGGCATTTTACGGTCTGCGCGATGATGCTAATGGAGACAACTCAACGGTTACTTATGTCAATCATCAACAAAGGGTAGAGACTACAGGTAGCGGGTTCTCATTTCAATTAGGGGCTATTGCTAAGCCTATTGAAGGTTTGCGCCTCGGGGTTAGCTATCAATCACCTACGTGGTACAGTATGAAAGAGCAATACCGTGAGGTACTCTATTCAAAAGTAGGCACTCAGGATCGTGATTTAGAATTACTCAATCACTATAGCGACCCTATATGGTTCGAACGCGAGTACAAGTTCCGTACGCCAAGTGCGTGGACAGGAAGTGCGGCTTATATCATTGCTAAGCGCGCTATCCTAAGCGTGGATTACACTTACAAGGCGTATGACAATCTCACTTTCCGCAGTAGCAATATGAGAGATGAAAACCAGATTATCCAAAAAGATTTGGGCGATACCTCCGCGTTACGCATCGGTGGGGAGTTCCGTGTGCCTTTCAAGATGGGCGGGGCTACCAACTATTGGAGTTTCAGAGCGGGCTACCGCTATGAGCAAAGTCCTTACCGCAAGGAGATTGCTCCTGTGGGTGACCTTACCGCTTATTCAGGAGGTATTGGGGTAACCCTCGGTGGGGTACGCTTAGATGCTTCGTACGATGTGGCTAAGCAAACCAACACCTTCCAGATGTACGAGAACGTACTCACTGACAAGGCAGAAATCAAGTCTACCCAAGGCAACTTCTTGTTTACCTTTACCGCGAGATTATTCTAA
- a CDS encoding DUF4286 family protein, giving the protein MYNLTAVVSREVLSEWQLWLKEVYQPAVAATASIEQLFVYKVLSTAGNTTTDTTYALHHQAATAADLMAFITEVLPPYLQLLAEKFGDKVLLFGTELKLVINE; this is encoded by the coding sequence GTGTATAATTTAACAGCTGTGGTGAGCAGAGAAGTGCTCAGTGAATGGCAGCTGTGGCTAAAAGAAGTGTATCAACCAGCAGTGGCAGCGACAGCATCTATTGAGCAACTATTTGTGTACAAAGTGTTGAGCACTGCGGGCAACACCACTACCGACACTACGTATGCACTACATCACCAAGCAGCTACGGCAGCTGACTTAATGGCATTTATCACCGAAGTGTTACCTCCCTATCTACAACTCTTAGCAGAGAAGTTTGGTGATAAAGTACTGCTATTCGGCACAGAACTCAAATTAGTGATTAATGAGTAG
- the mltG gene encoding endolytic transglycosylase MltG: MFKKILITIIILLILGGGYWAYSALLRSNTAFNEKEVVLYISTGSDFSDVMHKLTPLLKDRIGFELIAKQRGYTTNVKAGKYIIKRGDSNITIIRTLRNGNSPVKVRFNNQERIEDLAGRIAEQIEPDSIALLQSFLEPTFLKDNGFTPETAIAMYIPNTYEFYWNTSATEFRDRILKEYQRFWTEERKTKAATLGLTPVQVSTLASIIQKETSKKEELPRIAGVYINRLREGMNLGADPTAIFAMKQYTGNYNLVIKRVNGTHTSVDNPYNTYKYAGLPPGPITMPDITAIDAVLNAEQHDYLYFAADPERFGYHNFARTFEQHRIFAKKYWNWANEKGVK; the protein is encoded by the coding sequence ATGTTTAAAAAGATTTTAATAACGATAATAATACTGCTCATTCTTGGTGGAGGTTATTGGGCGTATAGTGCTTTGTTACGTTCTAATACAGCTTTCAATGAAAAGGAAGTTGTGCTATACATTTCAACAGGGAGTGATTTTAGCGATGTGATGCACAAACTTACCCCACTACTAAAGGACAGGATAGGTTTTGAGCTCATTGCCAAGCAGCGAGGCTATACAACGAATGTAAAGGCAGGAAAGTATATCATCAAACGTGGAGACTCTAACATCACTATTATAAGGACTTTACGCAACGGCAATAGCCCTGTAAAAGTTCGGTTTAACAATCAGGAACGCATTGAGGATTTAGCGGGACGTATTGCCGAGCAGATAGAACCTGATAGCATAGCGCTCTTACAGTCATTTTTAGAACCTACATTCCTAAAAGATAATGGTTTTACTCCCGAGACAGCTATTGCCATGTACATCCCTAATACCTATGAGTTTTACTGGAATACAAGTGCCACTGAATTTCGTGATCGCATATTAAAAGAGTACCAACGGTTTTGGACAGAAGAACGCAAGACTAAAGCTGCAACTTTAGGCCTAACTCCTGTGCAGGTAAGTACCTTAGCTTCTATCATTCAAAAGGAAACTTCAAAGAAGGAAGAATTGCCTCGTATTGCTGGTGTATATATCAATCGTCTACGCGAAGGTATGAACCTTGGCGCTGACCCTACAGCTATCTTTGCGATGAAACAGTATACGGGGAATTATAACTTAGTAATCAAACGAGTAAACGGTACGCATACAAGTGTAGACAACCCTTATAATACCTATAAATACGCAGGGTTACCTCCTGGACCAATCACTATGCCTGATATTACAGCTATTGATGCCGTACTAAATGCTGAGCAGCACGATTATCTGTATTTTGCAGCTGACCCAGAACGCTTTGGTTATCATAATTTTGCTCGTACTTTTGAGCAGCATAGAATCTTTGCTAAAAAGTACTGGAATTGGGCTAATGAGAAGGGCGTAAAATAA
- a CDS encoding polyribonucleotide nucleotidyltransferase: MIPEPKREIIELGDGRTISIETGKLAKQADGSVVVRMGNAMLLATVVSAREINPETDFLPLTVDYREKFAAAGRFPGGFFKREARPSDQEILTMRLVDRVLRPLFPKDYHAETQVMIQLISHDENVMPDALAGLAASAAIAVSDIPFAGPISEVRVGRVGGQFVVNPSKAQLEESDIDIMVGASRDFVAMVEGEMDEVSEKDMAEAIKFAHEAIKSHIDAQLRLAEKVGVPTEKRAYEPEVENEEVKAKVYPYAYDKCYAIAKEGTTKQERGEKFAAVLDECLAFYTEEEQEELAPLVKKYFGDAEKEAVRRLILDEGIRLDGRNTTQIRPIWCEIDYLPSAHGSSIFTRGETQSLTTVTLGTSREANVIDLPTEQGEERFYLHYNFPPFSTGEARPLRGTSRREIGHGNLAQRALKRMVPEDCPYTVRVVSEILESNGSSSMATVCAGTLALMDAGVQMIKPVSGIAMGLITDGDKYAVLSDILGDEDHLGDMDFKVTGTKDGITACQMDIKIKGLTYEILEKALEQAREGRMHILGKITDTIDAPKPTVKPHAPKIVKMEMPKEYIGAFIGTGGKNIQDLQARTETTIVVEEVGEFGIVEILGTNEAGIQEAIEAVKAVSFEPVEGETYTVTVTRLLEFGAVVEFMPGKDTLLHISEVAWERTDKIEDVLKEGDVLEVKYLGIDPKTKKSRVSRKALLPRPPREDRPERSDRPREDRPRGGHNGKPRSGNNDRRHDNKR; encoded by the coding sequence ATGATTCCAGAACCAAAAAGAGAAATCATCGAATTGGGAGATGGGCGTACCATCTCTATTGAAACAGGCAAGTTGGCTAAGCAAGCCGATGGGTCGGTTGTTGTGCGTATGGGCAATGCAATGCTGCTGGCAACAGTAGTCTCTGCTCGTGAAATTAATCCCGAGACGGACTTTCTGCCGCTCACTGTGGATTATCGTGAGAAGTTTGCTGCGGCAGGGCGTTTCCCTGGGGGCTTCTTCAAACGTGAGGCGCGCCCCAGCGATCAGGAAATCCTGACAATGCGCTTGGTAGACCGCGTATTGCGCCCGCTATTCCCTAAAGATTACCACGCCGAAACGCAGGTGATGATACAGCTCATCTCTCACGATGAGAATGTAATGCCCGATGCGCTGGCAGGTTTGGCAGCCTCTGCTGCGATAGCCGTATCAGATATTCCGTTTGCAGGGCCTATCTCCGAGGTACGTGTAGGGCGCGTAGGGGGTCAGTTTGTGGTAAACCCCAGCAAGGCACAGTTAGAAGAGTCGGATATCGACATTATGGTGGGTGCTTCGCGCGACTTTGTGGCAATGGTGGAAGGCGAAATGGATGAAGTATCCGAAAAGGATATGGCTGAGGCGATTAAGTTTGCCCACGAAGCTATCAAGTCGCACATCGATGCACAGTTGCGTTTAGCTGAGAAGGTAGGCGTACCTACTGAAAAACGCGCTTATGAGCCTGAGGTAGAAAACGAAGAGGTGAAAGCCAAAGTATATCCTTATGCTTACGATAAGTGCTATGCGATTGCTAAGGAAGGAACTACTAAGCAAGAGCGCGGTGAGAAGTTTGCTGCCGTATTAGACGAGTGCTTGGCGTTCTACACAGAGGAAGAGCAGGAAGAGTTGGCACCGCTGGTAAAGAAATACTTCGGTGATGCTGAGAAAGAGGCAGTGCGCCGCTTGATATTAGACGAAGGTATCCGCCTCGATGGACGTAATACCACGCAAATACGCCCTATCTGGTGCGAAATCGACTACTTGCCATCGGCACACGGGTCGTCTATCTTTACGCGTGGGGAGACGCAATCGCTCACTACCGTAACACTTGGTACTTCGCGTGAGGCAAACGTCATCGACCTGCCTACTGAGCAAGGTGAAGAACGCTTCTACTTACACTATAACTTCCCGCCATTCTCCACAGGCGAGGCACGCCCATTGCGTGGTACTTCGCGCCGTGAGATCGGTCACGGGAACTTAGCACAGCGCGCCTTAAAGCGTATGGTGCCTGAGGATTGCCCATACACCGTGCGTGTGGTATCGGAGATATTAGAATCTAACGGCTCCTCATCAATGGCGACTGTTTGTGCGGGTACGCTCGCGCTTATGGATGCTGGGGTGCAGATGATTAAGCCTGTATCAGGGATTGCAATGGGGCTCATCACCGATGGCGATAAGTATGCGGTACTTTCTGACATCTTGGGCGATGAAGACCATCTCGGCGATATGGACTTCAAGGTAACAGGTACTAAGGACGGTATCACCGCTTGCCAGATGGACATCAAGATTAAGGGCTTGACGTATGAAATCCTTGAAAAGGCGTTGGAGCAAGCGCGTGAAGGGCGTATGCACATCTTGGGTAAGATTACCGATACTATCGATGCGCCTAAGCCAACTGTGAAGCCACACGCGCCTAAGATTGTGAAGATGGAGATGCCTAAGGAATACATCGGTGCCTTTATCGGTACGGGTGGTAAGAATATCCAAGACCTACAAGCGCGCACTGAGACTACTATCGTAGTGGAAGAAGTGGGTGAATTTGGTATTGTGGAAATCTTAGGCACGAACGAGGCAGGCATTCAGGAAGCTATTGAGGCAGTGAAAGCGGTGTCGTTTGAGCCTGTAGAAGGGGAAACCTACACCGTAACAGTAACCCGCTTGCTCGAGTTTGGTGCGGTAGTAGAGTTTATGCCCGGTAAGGATACGCTCTTGCACATCTCGGAAGTAGCGTGGGAGCGCACGGATAAGATTGAGGACGTACTCAAAGAAGGTGATGTGCTTGAGGTGAAATACTTGGGTATCGACCCTAAGACAAAGAAGAGCCGTGTATCGCGCAAGGCACTCTTGCCACGCCCGCCACGTGAAGACCGCCCCGAGCGTTCTGACCGTCCGCGTGAAGACCGCCCAAGAGGAGGCCACAACGGGAAGCCACGTAGTGGTAACAACGATCGCAGACACGATAACAAGAGATAG
- the rpsO gene encoding 30S ribosomal protein S15, with product MYLTKEVKAELFAKHGGSEKNTGSAEGQIALFTLRINHLTEHLKRNQKDFNTERSLVKLVGKRRRLLDYLKRIDIERYRNIIKELNIRK from the coding sequence ATGTATTTAACAAAAGAAGTTAAGGCTGAACTCTTTGCTAAGCACGGAGGCAGCGAGAAAAACACGGGTTCAGCAGAAGGGCAAATCGCTCTTTTCACATTGAGAATTAATCACCTTACAGAGCACCTGAAGAGAAATCAAAAGGATTTCAATACCGAACGCTCATTGGTGAAGTTGGTAGGGAAACGCCGCCGCTTGCTCGATTACTTAAAGCGTATCGACATTGAGCGTTACCGTAACATTATCAAAGAACTGAATATCAGAAAATAA
- a CDS encoding TIGR02391 family protein: MKRQVLSANILEMISNLIGDTNEGLKGSEITRFLAQAHIDEKEEDKAMTKRMRLFNAFANFQNKERCSNNILNFISLVLSPSRYVNDKSKFDNLRTKINQQLAFVGYELKEDGKYRLIQKASTISDVQIKTENLKQELDKRNAHAEIFKYCKEELLQNNYFHSVLEANKGLFQRIRDLSNISTDGINLIQEVFSSNPILIINNYQSNSEKNEHTGFCNLLRGLCSMFRNPTAHEPKVEWEIKEQDALEILGIISYCHRRLDNAQKIR, translated from the coding sequence ATGAAAAGACAAGTTTTATCAGCTAATATTTTAGAAATGATTTCCAATCTAATTGGGGATACAAATGAAGGATTAAAAGGCTCAGAAATTACTCGATTTTTAGCTCAAGCTCATATAGATGAAAAAGAGGAGGATAAAGCAATGACTAAAAGGATGCGATTGTTTAATGCTTTCGCAAATTTTCAGAATAAAGAGAGATGTTCAAACAATATCTTAAACTTTATTTCATTAGTCCTTTCTCCTTCAAGATATGTTAATGATAAAAGTAAATTTGATAACCTACGAACTAAAATAAACCAACAATTAGCTTTTGTTGGATATGAGTTAAAAGAAGATGGAAAATATAGACTAATACAGAAAGCAAGTACAATTTCTGATGTTCAAATAAAAACAGAGAATCTAAAACAGGAATTGGATAAACGGAACGCTCATGCAGAAATATTTAAATATTGCAAAGAAGAATTATTGCAAAACAACTATTTTCATTCTGTATTAGAAGCGAATAAAGGGTTATTCCAACGAATTAGAGATTTATCTAATATCTCAACAGATGGAATTAATTTGATTCAAGAAGTTTTTAGTTCAAATCCAATTTTGATAATTAATAACTACCAATCTAATTCTGAAAAGAATGAACATACTGGTTTCTGTAATTTATTGAGAGGCTTGTGTTCTATGTTTCGTAACCCAACAGCACACGAACCAAAAGTGGAATGGGAAATAAAAGAGCAAGATGCTTTGGAAATATTAGGAATAATATCTTACTGCCACCGAAGATTAGATAACGCTCAAAAAATACGGTAG